The Coprobacter tertius DNA segment TAAAATATAGAAGCGCGGGTCGGCTTTGGCAATAGCTTCTATCATATTCGCACCGGTAGCTTCACCATCCCAGCGATATCCCCATACTAAGGCGACGGTATCGACTTTTTCACCTTTGTCGATAAACCATTGTACGACTAATGCGGCTCTTTTTGCACCTTTTCCGGTCCAGTTCTCGATTTTGTCCATTGTAAACGAGAGGTCGGTCTGTCCTTTTAAATTTCCGGGTTTCTTCACCGGAGTTTGTGTCTTTACCCTACTAAAGTCATACGGATGACCTTGTACGGTAGTTGGCGTTTGTTGAGCCTGTAATCCGATACAGAGCAAGAATGAAGCCAACAAAAAGTAGATTTTTTTCATGTTCTTTTTTTAGTTTAATAATATAATTTAGTTATGGCTTTTCTTATATAAGCATCGTAGGGAAGAGCCCGAAGAACATGAAATATCTTATTCCGAATAAAATATGGGATGTTCAACAATAGCTCTTTCCTCGAAAGCTGTTGATGAATAAGCATACAGGCAGGTCTTCTGACTTATTTCCGCAACTGGTCTGCCTTCCCGGGAATTTTCCCAGTGGCATTTTTGACTCGGTGCATTTTAATGAAATTTACAGCAGCGGGACTGTTCGGGATTTTCACCCGATTCCCTATTATTCTTCCTTTCCTCCGAAAGTACAGAACCTGTTGCCTTATTATTTATTTTTTAATAAACATACTTCGGGTTGTTTCTTTAGTTCCCGAAATGTATATCTGATATATACCGGCCGGTAATTCCGATATGATGATTTGGTTATCTTCAGAGGTAATCTGCATTACTTTTAGCAGTCGACCGCTGATATCGAAAATACGTACTGTTTTATCTGTATTTGTTTTTATATACAGATAATCCGTTGCCGGATTTGGGTAAACGATTACTTTTTCTATGCCGTTTGCATCGATACCGTCGGTAAGTTCTATCGCTTCTACCGGTATGTTGTGGGTGAGTATTTTCCCATTAGAGTTGAATTTAAGAGTTACTTCTCCGGAGTAGTTTCCACCTGTTTTAGAGGAAACTGTCAGATAACCGTTTTTTATCGTTGCATTGATTTTTTCCACCGGATCGATTTCGGTTATGGTCGTGACGATGGCTGCGTCGAGATTGTCTTCATCAGTGACCAATCCTTGCAGAGATATTTTGAACAAAGGATTTTCATTCGTTAAAATTATTTTCGAAGGGAAATCGGCTGATAATACCGGTAGTTCGTTATCGGGAAAAACAGGCATAGCCGGAAACCAGTAATTCTCGATCATTTCATATTCCTGAATATTTCCGGTGGAAGGGGTCAGTCTTACGGTTTCGTATATTTGACTTTGATTTCCGCGATAAAGAGATATATACAAATCATCGGATTCAGGATCGATGCGGAAACCGGTACCGTAGATAATCCAGTCTCCTAACTTCGAAGCGTCGAATACTTCTGTAATGCTCTCGGTCGCGATATCGAAACAGTATATTTTTTGAGCGTTGAACATGCCCGATCCGTTATTTCTCCAGTATAATTTATTTTCTCTTGCACTTGCACAAAATCCGTCAGCAGTCCAGGCATACCAAGAATTGGGAATCGCCGTTTCATCAGTAAGGGCGATATCTTTAATTTCGAGAGTGTAAGGATCGAGTTTTTTCAGGATCGGTACAGGGTTGGCATTACCTATCAGGTTCGATTTATCGCAAACGCTAATCCAGAGATTGCCGTCGAGGCTCAGAATAATCGATCCGTAATGTCCTTTGATAATCGTTTCTATTTTGTTTGTCGTGGCATCGATAACTAAAATACCTTCAGATTGGTGAACGGCAAAAACCCGATTTTCTACTCGTAACATATTCCCTATCTGGTTAGAATACGTATTTGTAGCACTTCCTCCGGTACCTTCTATGACCGGGCCGATTTCCAGATTATCTATATCGAATAAATATATGCCGTTACTGGTACCGATATAACCGGTATGTTCATTTACTCCCAAGAAGGCTCGGCTATCGGCAATAGATTTATTTTCGCTATCGGTAGCGATTTTTTCGAACGATTTCAGGCATTTCATGGTAACAGCATCGCATACAACTAATCGGGAACCGGTTATGGCTGCTCCGGGGTCTTTTTCTTGTTTAGATAAAATGTACATTTTCCCTCCGTATATGGTGGCGAATTGCGATGTACAACCCAGTTCCTGACCTGGATTTTCTTTTTGGAAAATACGGTAGTAAAAATCTCCGTCGTCAGTCAAAAAGTTAATTGTGCCGTTTTGATGTCCATACCAGTCTTCGTTCAGAATAAATACACCTTGCGTATAGTTTTCACTGATATCGCTTTCTTTTAACGGAATATTTTTCCCGGCGAATATCAGTCGGGGGAAAAGACCGCTTATTAAAAGAATACATAAAAGGGTAATTGTTTTTTTCATATCTGATGTTTTATATTATTTATGGATAGGGTATGACAGGATCGTTAATTTTAATATGTAAATCCTGTGCACGGATGATTTCGGTAGAGATTTCTCCGATTCGTCCGCAATATTGATTTATAGCTGTGCATACTTTTATAAAATCTACCCCCGGCAAATGTACTTTATTTCCCTGTGTATCTACGGCCCAGTCTATATCGAAGCTATTAAGGTCGGTCAGGTTATTAGGATGGTTATCTACATACCCCCAGTCATAAGCGTAAAGCATATAATAACTTCCGTCTCCGGCTTTATCTACAGCATTGTTTGCCAATTTTGTTCCTGTAAATACCATTCTGTCTTCTTTTATCCATTGCGGATAGTAATTCTGGGTGTGTGAATAGTTTTTCGATACATATCCGCTCCCTCCTCTGTTATCTATCCAGGGGATATAGGTTACGTCGCTTAGGGATTGATCTTTGTCCGGTACAGGTATTTTCGAGTCGTCCGGACGGGAATAAGTTATTTCATAATTTTTGAGTGTCTCGGGCTTGTAATATTCACTTCCCGCAAGTTCGTACCATTCGTCCTCATCCGGTTTTCCGTTTTGATTCCGGTCGAAAGCGACCCATACGATCCCGGGTTCGCAGCTCCCCCCTTTTTCGTCGGGAAAAAGTTCGGAATAAAAAGCATTACCTAAAATGAGTATATCCTTTTGATCGGGAACATTGATAACGGTATGGTCGAATCCGAAAACGATATATCCGCCGTATCCACCTAAGGATATCATCACATCGTTCTTACCCGATATACATTCTTCTGCTTTTTTTCGCATGGTTTCTTCCGTATCTCCCGGTTGATATTCGGGCATCGTGTTTATGAATTGTCCGGGAGCCGGACGATATTCGTAAACTTTCGATATATATGGACTGTATTCTACTTCTTCTTCAACGACAACAAACCGGAATTGATGTTCGAACGGAGTTTGATCGTCGATGATTTCAAAGCGCATATTGTAAATACCGGGGTCTTTTGCCAGAAAGATATAGTCGTGATCGGTGGAAACGAGCGAATCTTTTCCGGTTACGGTTTCTATACTCCAACGGTATTCTTTGCCGGAAAGACCGGGAGATAGTTTATATGCTTTCATACGCGGTAACAGATATACATCGTCGATACCGAGATTTACCAGCGGTATTTCGTTCTGACAGGATTGTAAAATGCATATCGGTGTCAGAAAAAGAAATATACTGTATATGATCTGTTTTATCATTTTATAATTATCGGTTTAGGAATGTCATATGAGCCGGAATATCTCCCGTACGTACACTCCATTTTCTTCTTCCTTTTTTGTCGTAACAATATAATGTTCCGCTCGATACATAATTTTTAGCGTCGGTTACGAAAATATCACCTGTTACCGGATGTACTTGTAATCCGTAAGGTATTTTTATATCTTCCTGCGTTTCGTCGGTAATGAAATTTTTACTGATTTGTTTTTTGGTACGTATGTCGATAATGGCGTATGAGACAGTATTGGTCTGTGTATATTCATCCCATTGCGTACTTATAATATAGAGGGAATCGCCATGAAAGGCGAGGTTCGAACAAGGAATGTTCAGGGTATCGGTAACGACCATTTCATTGTATCCTTTCTTTTTTTCCATAACGTACAGATTGGAGGGAACAGTTTTATAATCTCCTCTCGAGCTCACCCATAATTTACCGTATTTATCGGCTCTAATACGGCTCAGGTTAATTCCTACCGCTGTTTTACGCACTTGTTTAAACCGTTCGAGCTCTATTACCGATACCGTATTATCGTAATCAGGTGCTCGATATCCGCCTGAATTAGCAACGTAAAGGTAACTTCCGGCTATGGCCATTTCTTCGGGTTGGTAGCCGACTGTTACTTTTCCGGTTATTTGCATGCTGGCGGTGTCGATTCGATATACGGCGCCTTGTGGTGCGTTCGGGTCGATTTGTACCGGTGCGACATAAGAAGAAACATAAGCGTTTCCCCGATAGAATCGTATATAGCGGCAATTAGGAATGTCGATTTGCGTGATGCGTTTGCACGAACGGGCATCCATTACTTCTATTTTATGCGAACAATTAATAACGGCATATAGCTTGCTCCCGTATATTTGTATATCGTTTCCGACATCGCCGAGTTCTTTTATAACATTCGGGTTACGTTCGGCATATAAATTGCGTATATACAGTCCAAAAGTATAATCGAGATAATCGAGAGTGCATTTATTGCTTCCCATATTGCCTTCATTCAATACATACATTCCTCTCGGGGCGGCATTGACATCTGCCTTTTCGGGAATAATTTCGTATTCCGCCGGTACCACGAGTTCATCTTCCCGGCAAGCTAAAAAGATTATCGGGAAAAATGATATTAAGATAATATGTGAAAGCGTCGGTTTCATCGTATTATATTTCGATAGATAACGTAAATTTATAGTTTCGTTTAGGCATCGGATAATTAAGAATCACATCATAATCTTGACTGAGAAGGTTATTTACCTCGATCGCTGCTTTCAGTGTTCCGAATTTCAGATGGAATTCCTTGATCAGTGAAATATCGCTGGTGTACCAGGGTTGTGTGTAATTATAGCGGATATTTTCTTGCTGGTTATACCTTTCTCCTACATATATAAAACTGTAATTAGCGTACCAACCCCGATATGCAGCTTGTAAAACTGCCGAGCCGCTATGCCAGGGGATATAAGGAATTTGGTCGCGATAATAGTTGTCGGAGGGATCGGTTACATCAATCGCTTTTTGATAAGTGTATTGTCCTTTTAACGTAATGAATAATCGGTTTATCGGGCTACATGTAGTTTGAGCCGAGATGTCGATCCCATTGATGTCGACTTTGCCGAGATTCAATATCGTCCATCTGAATTGCTGGCCTTTTGGGTAGGCAATTATTTTGTTTTTAATGCTGTTATAATATCCGTCTGTTTGAATACTGAAGGTCCGAAAAAATCCATCATCCCAGTTTTTCGAGTAGGTAATTCCTATGTCGTACTGAGTCGCGTTTTCGGGGTTCAGTTTCGAATTTCCCATATCGGCATAATACAAGTCATTAAAGGTAGGCATACGGAACGATTTTTTATAAAATGCCCTTATGTATAATTCAGGACGTGAGAAAGGTTTTACCGAAAGGTAAGCAGATGGAGAAACTATACGTTTGGGCTTGGGAGACTCTATTTCTCGGATGCGGTCTTTGACAAAGCTTCCCAAACAACTTCCCAATACCTTTAAAGGTCCCCATGTATACGAAGTTGCCGCTGCCAATAAATGAGTATAGCGGGTAGGGTAAACGAAATCCCTCATATCCGAGCGTAATTCGTTCCATTGAAAATCGTAAGATACCGATACGTCCCACTGGGGCAATATCGTATATACATTGGCCGATGAAAGATATATCTCTTTTTGTTTATACAGGTTATCTACCTGTATGAGTTTATCATCGTTATTTACATAATGAGTACGGTAAAAAGCGTATTTTACATTCAGCATGCTTTTATAACGGTGAGTGAATTCTTTTTGTACCGTACCTTGCATGAAAGAATTGGTATCCCATATTCTTTCGCCGCGTCTCCATACATTGTTTACGATCGCTCCCGGAATACCTCTTTCCGAATTATAATTGTAAAATCTGGCTTGCCAGGTTCCGTCTTTTATCGTACCGAATAGTCCGGCTTCGAGGCGTGTAGCGTTTATATCGCCGTTTTGACGGGTAGCAGTCGTATCGTAAGCGATTTCGCCGGCTGGATTGACACGCCGGTATCTGAATTTATATTTTCCGCTCGCATTGAGCCATTCCGCACTGAAGGAGGTATTTATTTGGGGAGAGATTTTGTATTCGAATAAAAGCGAAGGGTTGATGACATCGAATGATCCGGCTTTTAGAGTCGCTTTCAGGTGCGTAGTCTTCCCCTCGGTAAAACGAGGTTTTCTCGAACGCAAATATATGGCTCCTCCAGAAGCGAAATCTTTAGCTGGTTGAAAAATCTCGCTTTTTTGTCCGTTATACAAAGAAATTTCTTCGATATTATCGAGGGAAAACATGCCCAGATCTACCTGCCCGTTTTGTGCGTTGCTTATTTGAATGCCGTCATAGAAAACACCGACGTGCTGACTACCCATACTTCGGATATTTACGGTTTTTATCCCTCCTACACCTCCATAATCCTTTAATTGTACTCCCGAAAAATAACGAAGAGCATCGGCTACGCTTTGGCTATTGAGTTTTTCCAGTTCTTTACCACTAAGCTTTTGTGAAGGGATAACTTCTTTAAATGTTTTTGCGGTTATTGTTACGTCGGGCAAGTGTTGGATCGAGTCGAGCCGGTTTTGTGAAAAAACCGGGAAAAGATAAAGAAAAGATACGGTTACCGATAAAATTTTGTGTTTGTAAAAATTTCTCATCCTCGCTCGTTAGCAATTAAAAACTGAATAGCCGGATGGAAATGCAAAAATACAAAAGATAAAAAATGCGCGGGATGACGCTAAACTATCGTTGTATTCAATTTGCTCTTTCCTCGAAAGCTATTGAAAATTGTAGGCATGGCAGGTCTTCTGACTTGTTTCCATCATTAAGCAGCCTTCCCGGAAATAAATCTTCCAGTGGCAATGGTTTTGCTTATGATGTCTGTATGAAACTTACAGCAGCGGGACTGTTCAGGATTTTCACCTGATTCCCTTTTAATCCGATCGCCGGAAATGGCGGTCTGGAACCAATGCTTGGCAAAGGTAGAAAGAAATATTAAAATTACAACCAGTATTACTTATTTTATTAGAATCAAATATTAAAAATGAAATATAATAAATTATGTATTAGCCTATTGAATAAGATGTAGGTCGATAATACCGGAGACTTCGGTAGAAGATTCTCCTAACATAGGTCCGCAATATTGATTTACACCGGTATATATTTTAATAAAATCGATTCCCGGCAGACTTATTTTATTTCCTTGCGCATCTACAGCCCAATCTATATCGAAACACGAATCGTCGGAATCGTTCGGTTTGTTATCGGCATACCCCCAATCATAAAAATATTGTACCCAATAGCTGCTTCCGTTAACACCTATATCTTTTGCGTTTGGAGCGAGTCGCGTTCCTGAAAACGTTAATTTACCCGTTTCGATCCACTGGGGATAGTACGGTTGGTTATGAAATTGTATTTTTTGTATATAACCGTTTTGTCCTTCGCTGTCTTTCCATGGAATATACTGAGAGGATGTATTCCCTATTGAATTCAGGTCGTAGGTGATCGTATAATTTTTCAGTGTTTCCGGTTTATTGTATTCACTGCCGGCTAATTCGTACCATTCGTCGTCATCGGGCATACCGTTCCCGTTTTCGTCGTATGCGACCATAAGTATTCCGGGTTCAGAGCTGCCTCCCCGACTATCGATCATCGAGGAAAAAGCATTTCCAAGTACTCTGAAATCTTTTTCTCCCGGTTTATTTTCGATCGTGTGATCGAAGCCAACGATTACATATCCACCGTATGCTCCTAAAGAGATTGTCCCTTGACGATTGTTTCCGATAGCATTCAGAACTTTTTCATTCATGTCTTTCTGTGTATCTCCCGGTTTGTAATAGGGGAGTATATTTATATTTTGTCCGGGTGCCGGGCGATAGTCGAGGACTTTTGTGATGTAAGGCGACGGACCGGTTTGTGGGGTGTCTGGCCTTTTGTCGGGATGTACTAATTGTAATCGTGTGAAGACGATATGTGCCGGTGCATCGCCGGTTGTCGTACTCCACTGTAAATAACCGCCGGAGGAGTAGCAGTAGAGTTTTCCGGGATCGGTAAAAGAGGGAGCATCTGTAACGAAAATTTCTTTTGTTTCGGGATTTACGGCAATACCGTACGGCAGGGCAATATTCTTTTCGGTACCGTCGTTGATAAAATGGTCCGAAATAATTTTTCCTGCTGTGATACTGTATAAAACGTATGAAGAGTTACCGTGTCCCGTATCTGCTTGCCAGTCGTTACTGTATATGTATATTTTATCGTCACTGATACAG contains these protein-coding regions:
- a CDS encoding YncE family protein: MKPTLSHIILISFFPIIFLACREDELVVPAEYEIIPEKADVNAAPRGMYVLNEGNMGSNKCTLDYLDYTFGLYIRNLYAERNPNVIKELGDVGNDIQIYGSKLYAVINCSHKIEVMDARSCKRITQIDIPNCRYIRFYRGNAYVSSYVAPVQIDPNAPQGAVYRIDTASMQITGKVTVGYQPEEMAIAGSYLYVANSGGYRAPDYDNTVSVIELERFKQVRKTAVGINLSRIRADKYGKLWVSSRGDYKTVPSNLYVMEKKKGYNEMVVTDTLNIPCSNLAFHGDSLYIISTQWDEYTQTNTVSYAIIDIRTKKQISKNFITDETQEDIKIPYGLQVHPVTGDIFVTDAKNYVSSGTLYCYDKKGRRKWSVRTGDIPAHMTFLNR
- a CDS encoding TonB-dependent receptor plug domain-containing protein, which codes for MRNFYKHKILSVTVSFLYLFPVFSQNRLDSIQHLPDVTITAKTFKEVIPSQKLSGKELEKLNSQSVADALRYFSGVQLKDYGGVGGIKTVNIRSMGSQHVGVFYDGIQISNAQNGQVDLGMFSLDNIEEISLYNGQKSEIFQPAKDFASGGAIYLRSRKPRFTEGKTTHLKATLKAGSFDVINPSLLFEYKISPQINTSFSAEWLNASGKYKFRYRRVNPAGEIAYDTTATRQNGDINATRLEAGLFGTIKDGTWQARFYNYNSERGIPGAIVNNVWRRGERIWDTNSFMQGTVQKEFTHRYKSMLNVKYAFYRTHYVNNDDKLIQVDNLYKQKEIYLSSANVYTILPQWDVSVSYDFQWNELRSDMRDFVYPTRYTHLLAAATSYTWGPLKVLGSCLGSFVKDRIREIESPKPKRIVSPSAYLSVKPFSRPELYIRAFYKKSFRMPTFNDLYYADMGNSKLNPENATQYDIGITYSKNWDDGFFRTFSIQTDGYYNSIKNKIIAYPKGQQFRWTILNLGKVDINGIDISAQTTCSPINRLFITLKGQYTYQKAIDVTDPSDNYYRDQIPYIPWHSGSAVLQAAYRGWYANYSFIYVGERYNQQENIRYNYTQPWYTSDISLIKEFHLKFGTLKAAIEVNNLLSQDYDVILNYPMPKRNYKFTLSIEI
- a CDS encoding DUF5074 domain-containing protein; the encoded protein is MKKTITLLCILLISGLFPRLIFAGKNIPLKESDISENYTQGVFILNEDWYGHQNGTINFLTDDGDFYYRIFQKENPGQELGCTSQFATIYGGKMYILSKQEKDPGAAITGSRLVVCDAVTMKCLKSFEKIATDSENKSIADSRAFLGVNEHTGYIGTSNGIYLFDIDNLEIGPVIEGTGGSATNTYSNQIGNMLRVENRVFAVHQSEGILVIDATTNKIETIIKGHYGSIILSLDGNLWISVCDKSNLIGNANPVPILKKLDPYTLEIKDIALTDETAIPNSWYAWTADGFCASARENKLYWRNNGSGMFNAQKIYCFDIATESITEVFDASKLGDWIIYGTGFRIDPESDDLYISLYRGNQSQIYETVRLTPSTGNIQEYEMIENYWFPAMPVFPDNELPVLSADFPSKIILTNENPLFKISLQGLVTDEDNLDAAIVTTITEIDPVEKINATIKNGYLTVSSKTGGNYSGEVTLKFNSNGKILTHNIPVEAIELTDGIDANGIEKVIVYPNPATDYLYIKTNTDKTVRIFDISGRLLKVMQITSEDNQIIISELPAGIYQIYISGTKETTRSMFIKK
- a CDS encoding cell surface protein, producing the protein MIKQIIYSIFLFLTPICILQSCQNEIPLVNLGIDDVYLLPRMKAYKLSPGLSGKEYRWSIETVTGKDSLVSTDHDYIFLAKDPGIYNMRFEIIDDQTPFEHQFRFVVVEEEVEYSPYISKVYEYRPAPGQFINTMPEYQPGDTEETMRKKAEECISGKNDVMISLGGYGGYIVFGFDHTVINVPDQKDILILGNAFYSELFPDEKGGSCEPGIVWVAFDRNQNGKPDEDEWYELAGSEYYKPETLKNYEITYSRPDDSKIPVPDKDQSLSDVTYIPWIDNRGGSGYVSKNYSHTQNYYPQWIKEDRMVFTGTKLANNAVDKAGDGSYYMLYAYDWGYVDNHPNNLTDLNSFDIDWAVDTQGNKVHLPGVDFIKVCTAINQYCGRIGEISTEIIRAQDLHIKINDPVIPYP